The following are from one region of the Cyanobium gracile PCC 6307 genome:
- a CDS encoding tetratricopeptide repeat protein has product MHQSKPSLNRWCSLGSIVLLAVLSKEATPSPAIARQKLDGSAAVSVQQPNGRANAAATPTRALPEQVQAWLAEAEALSAKGAHQQATILRQQILLWSERSRGPDHPDTARFLGDLGVSHARQGAYDKAEPLLRRAVDINRQRLGNNHPYTGSALGNLGGLFVLQGAYREAEPLLVQAARIWEQALRRKQKISPIEFSALLQAKGALAQLYFYQGDYEKAQPLLETIVASRVKVFGESNPETAQAIEMLGTLYMMQGSIPMAEMLLPRALSIHQKTLGADHLRTARSMDSLARLSRRKGNLKAAQDLLEESLRIKEAALGADHLESASVASDLGMIYHQQGLYRQAEQFLARALLARQKLLGSRHPQTADSFNNLALVYSQTGRLARATELFAEALKTSESLLGPTHPGTTIVFASLGAVYGAMGDVEQSIAFFQRAVEGETLYLRRQIPLLPIKRRQDRVTEVGGAWEAAIGLAERSSSAWPLALFTRLNRQGLLQDLELHQALLIRHPAHRKAAEQIDSVSTKLASIATPPQQREALQLKRLQLEQQLYRQLPQLKPTLVSTQDIANVLPADGVLVEFQRYRPFNVGMIGGQPSWGEAHYIALILKPNGTIQAVSLGRASVIDTAITRMHTSLEQATADAPSQLAEVRRLVVDPIRPHTRGSSRWFLSPDAELNRIPFLALPSESAGSNPLSEQVKIKILTTGRDLLRLQQPPMRGHGKLVMADPDFDRPGSGVPFSNANAAKHQAQRRSTDLSATRWQRLKATQGEGTAVAAMLSTTAIFGTDASSLTLQRMQPARIVHVATHGFFLPDRAPSSTAGSQSGEPRFGLLEPLVKQEPMLRSGIVLAGANYPAANSLDDGYLTAAEATSLPLHATELVVLSACSTGQGEARTGEGVYGLQRALAVAGARSTLLSLWKVDDQATREFMVRFYQLLKQGHGRLDALQRVQAEFRLNPKQPEWRHPYYWAAWQLNGDWKPIQGL; this is encoded by the coding sequence ATGCACCAGTCCAAGCCAAGCCTGAACAGATGGTGCTCCCTGGGTTCCATCGTGCTGTTGGCTGTGCTGAGCAAGGAAGCAACCCCATCACCGGCCATCGCCAGGCAGAAGCTGGATGGTTCTGCTGCGGTGAGTGTTCAGCAGCCAAACGGACGTGCCAACGCAGCGGCCACTCCCACACGTGCCCTGCCCGAGCAGGTGCAGGCTTGGCTGGCAGAGGCGGAAGCGTTGAGCGCCAAGGGCGCGCATCAACAGGCAACGATCCTCCGGCAGCAGATTCTCTTGTGGTCAGAAAGGAGTCGCGGGCCGGATCACCCCGATACTGCCCGTTTCCTCGGAGACCTGGGCGTCTCCCATGCTCGACAGGGAGCGTATGACAAAGCAGAACCCTTGTTAAGACGAGCGGTTGACATCAATCGCCAACGTCTTGGCAATAACCATCCCTATACGGGATCCGCCCTGGGGAACCTCGGAGGCTTGTTTGTTCTCCAAGGAGCCTATAGAGAGGCCGAGCCACTTCTCGTTCAAGCTGCAAGGATTTGGGAGCAGGCTCTCCGTCGTAAACAGAAGATCTCACCCATAGAGTTCAGCGCTCTGCTGCAGGCCAAAGGTGCGCTGGCCCAACTCTATTTTTATCAGGGTGACTATGAGAAGGCACAGCCACTGTTGGAGACAATCGTCGCTAGTCGAGTCAAAGTCTTTGGTGAGTCGAATCCTGAAACCGCACAGGCGATCGAGATGCTGGGCACCTTGTACATGATGCAGGGATCCATCCCCATGGCTGAAATGCTGCTTCCGCGTGCTCTCAGTATTCATCAGAAGACACTAGGGGCTGACCATCTCAGGACCGCTCGCTCAATGGATAGTCTCGCACGATTAAGCCGCCGCAAAGGAAATCTAAAGGCTGCTCAGGACCTTCTAGAGGAATCGCTGAGGATCAAAGAGGCTGCTCTTGGAGCCGATCATCTTGAATCAGCATCGGTGGCCAGTGATTTGGGTATGATCTACCATCAGCAAGGTCTTTATCGCCAAGCGGAGCAATTTTTGGCACGGGCTCTCTTGGCTAGGCAGAAGTTGTTGGGAAGCCGTCATCCTCAAACCGCCGACTCCTTTAACAACCTAGCTTTGGTCTATTCCCAGACAGGCAGACTCGCTAGGGCTACAGAACTGTTTGCGGAAGCCCTGAAGACAAGTGAATCACTCCTGGGCCCAACCCATCCAGGTACGACCATTGTCTTCGCCTCCCTTGGCGCGGTGTATGGGGCGATGGGTGATGTCGAGCAGAGCATTGCATTCTTTCAACGGGCTGTTGAGGGTGAAACGCTCTATCTGCGCCGCCAGATCCCATTGCTGCCGATCAAAAGGCGTCAGGATCGGGTCACGGAGGTTGGAGGAGCTTGGGAAGCTGCGATTGGATTGGCTGAACGATCATCCTCTGCATGGCCCCTTGCCCTGTTCACTCGGCTCAACCGTCAAGGCCTTTTGCAGGACCTGGAGCTTCATCAAGCATTGCTGATACGCCATCCCGCCCATCGCAAAGCTGCTGAACAGATAGACTCTGTGTCTACGAAGTTGGCATCAATAGCAACTCCGCCTCAGCAACGGGAAGCGTTGCAACTCAAAAGGCTTCAACTTGAGCAGCAACTCTACCGGCAGTTGCCCCAACTCAAACCAACGCTTGTTTCCACACAGGACATTGCCAACGTCCTTCCCGCTGATGGTGTGCTGGTTGAGTTTCAGAGATACCGTCCGTTCAACGTCGGGATGATCGGCGGTCAACCCTCCTGGGGGGAAGCACACTACATAGCGTTGATATTGAAGCCCAACGGAACCATCCAGGCAGTTTCGCTGGGCAGAGCCTCCGTGATCGACACGGCGATCACAAGGATGCACACAAGCCTTGAACAAGCCACAGCCGATGCTCCATCGCAGCTTGCCGAAGTCCGCCGGCTGGTGGTTGATCCCATTCGACCACATACGAGAGGCTCCAGCCGCTGGTTTCTCTCCCCCGACGCAGAGCTCAATAGGATTCCTTTTTTGGCCCTGCCCAGTGAATCTGCTGGGAGCAATCCCCTCAGCGAGCAGGTCAAGATCAAGATCCTTACGACCGGCCGTGATTTGCTGCGGCTGCAACAGCCACCCATGCGAGGGCACGGGAAGTTGGTGATGGCTGACCCCGATTTTGACAGGCCTGGGTCCGGGGTTCCCTTCTCCAATGCGAACGCGGCCAAACACCAAGCCCAACGGCGATCCACGGATCTATCCGCGACCAGATGGCAGCGGCTGAAGGCAACACAAGGTGAAGGGACGGCGGTGGCGGCGATGCTCTCGACCACGGCTATTTTCGGTACGGATGCCTCTAGCCTGACTTTGCAGCGGATGCAACCTGCCAGGATCGTCCATGTGGCCACTCATGGCTTTTTTCTGCCTGATCGGGCTCCATCCAGTACCGCCGGCAGCCAATCGGGTGAGCCGCGCTTTGGTCTGCTCGAACCTTTGGTGAAGCAGGAGCCGATGCTCCGCAGCGGGATCGTTCTTGCTGGTGCAAACTATCCAGCCGCCAACAGTCTGGATGATGGCTACTTGACCGCCGCTGAAGCAACATCACTGCCTCTGCACGCCACGGAACTCGTCGTTCTCTCTGCCTGTTCTACGGGTCAGGGTGAGGCGCGTACCGGCGAGGGTGTGTATGGCCTGCAGCGTGCCCTTGCTGTGGCCGGTGCACGATCAACACTTCTCTCCCTATGGAAAGTGGATGATCAGGCAACCAGGGAGTTCATGGTACGGTTCTATCAACTGCTGAAACAAGGACATGGTCGCCTTGACGCGCTTCAACGCGTTCAGGCGGAGTTCCGTTTGAACCCGAAGCAACCCGAATGGAGGCATCCCTACTATTGGGCAGCCTGGCAACTCAATGGGGACTGGAAGCCTATCCAAGGATTGTGA
- a CDS encoding S1 family peptidase translates to MNESTGVTTKGAELKRMLASIGSALLLLPASPSTVLISALSMGAPLISLAPAQAQSEEAVAKVAQAITVRIEGATQGSGVLVKRVGNRYTVLTAWHVVSGQNPGEELSVYTSDGRQHPVEAGSIRRVGDIDLGELTFSSTIDYQLAKSGNTSDLRIGAPVYVSGYPSSTSAIPSRIFRFLRGAIINNASERLPGGYQLLYDNSTLPGMSGGSVLNINGHLVGLHGQGETDAKLTEVFGVAVKTNTNQGIPISSYTNWVGRSDRSQPSDISAGIIQRESTVGEGFKRTDLSNSSNSITGFATPKQMALYTRIGAVNTCISRAAGLSFEQAVGVAGETIAQLILGQHKGLIQEVGSKALTIEELRRGAINSSVLGAAEFCPKEVPADVMRKVNEAIKRQGAGGSASLHSPIPTGSAHFHSSNSLSKIKPDEPIAIEGLSSDNSYVLPRQFRSLPSWEIAVTTSVAGGESDSASMGILHEPVIAFPIYPRSTSDSTHMFGDSSQSHVVALAATPIEMGLYTRIGTVNFCILRAAGIDFEKSVGIAGETIAQLLLFKHKGEIQQVGSKALTIKELRRGAFNSAVIGGAEICPKEVPADVMKKVQDAIRKQSAT, encoded by the coding sequence GTGAACGAGAGCACTGGCGTTACCACAAAGGGAGCTGAGTTGAAAAGAATGTTGGCATCGATAGGATCCGCACTGCTGCTTTTACCAGCGAGTCCGTCGACTGTGTTGATTTCTGCCCTGTCAATGGGAGCACCTCTGATCTCCTTGGCACCCGCTCAGGCACAGAGCGAAGAAGCTGTCGCCAAGGTCGCCCAAGCCATCACAGTGCGTATAGAAGGTGCAACTCAAGGTTCGGGAGTTCTGGTCAAGCGGGTCGGAAATCGCTACACGGTGCTGACAGCCTGGCATGTGGTGAGCGGGCAGAACCCTGGAGAAGAGCTGTCTGTTTATACTTCTGATGGCCGTCAACATCCAGTAGAAGCTGGAAGCATTCGAAGAGTTGGCGATATAGATCTTGGAGAGCTAACATTCAGTAGTACCATTGACTATCAGCTAGCCAAGTCAGGCAACACAAGTGATTTGCGGATTGGCGCCCCAGTCTATGTTTCTGGCTACCCATCTTCAACAAGTGCTATCCCATCTCGTATCTTTCGATTTCTAAGGGGAGCAATCATCAACAATGCGAGCGAAAGGCTTCCTGGAGGGTACCAATTATTGTACGACAACTCCACTCTTCCTGGCATGAGCGGAGGCTCGGTGCTGAACATCAATGGGCATCTCGTTGGCCTTCATGGCCAAGGTGAAACCGATGCCAAGCTAACGGAAGTTTTTGGCGTTGCTGTCAAGACAAATACAAACCAAGGCATACCAATTTCTTCATACACAAATTGGGTGGGTCGATCAGACAGATCTCAACCGAGCGATATCTCTGCAGGAATCATCCAACGGGAATCTACTGTCGGAGAGGGCTTCAAGAGAACTGATTTAAGCAACTCTTCGAATTCCATTACTGGTTTCGCAACTCCAAAGCAAATGGCTTTGTACACGCGAATAGGTGCTGTCAATACCTGCATTTCCCGCGCTGCAGGCCTCAGTTTCGAGCAAGCAGTGGGAGTGGCCGGCGAAACCATTGCTCAGTTGATCCTTGGCCAGCATAAGGGTTTAATCCAGGAGGTGGGTTCCAAGGCTCTCACCATCGAAGAGCTGCGCCGAGGCGCGATTAATTCATCCGTGCTCGGCGCGGCAGAGTTTTGTCCAAAGGAGGTGCCGGCGGACGTTATGAGGAAAGTTAATGAGGCCATCAAAAGGCAAGGAGCCGGAGGCTCGGCGTCCTTGCACTCACCAATACCAACCGGTTCCGCCCACTTCCATAGTAGCAACTCACTCTCAAAGATTAAACCGGATGAACCAATAGCGATTGAAGGACTCTCCTCAGACAATTCATATGTTCTTCCTAGGCAATTTCGTTCTTTGCCTAGCTGGGAGATTGCCGTAACGACTTCAGTTGCCGGAGGGGAGTCAGATTCTGCCTCTATGGGGATTCTTCATGAGCCCGTAATTGCCTTTCCTATTTATCCTAGGTCGACTTCGGATTCAACGCACATGTTTGGCGATTCTTCTCAATCACATGTTGTTGCTTTGGCCGCTACTCCTATAGAGATGGGTTTGTACACCAGGATTGGCACCGTAAATTTCTGCATCCTTAGAGCCGCCGGCATCGACTTCGAGAAGTCGGTGGGGATCGCGGGGGAAACTATTGCCCAGCTGCTCCTCTTCAAGCACAAGGGTGAGATCCAACAGGTGGGCTCCAAGGCCCTCACCATCAAGGAACTGCGACGCGGCGCCTTCAATTCGGCCGTCATCGGTGGTGCTGAGATCTGCCCCAAGGAAGTGCCGGCCGACGTCATGAAGAAGGTTCAGGACGCCATCAGGAAGCAATCCGCCACGTAA
- a CDS encoding S1 family peptidase, translating into MVTNRHVVHGQTAVCIVTADRQVLPSLVMPANQSKHQSELDLALLWLPHSSTGPLMVAALYRKPVDASSLSVVIASGYPTPLQMHPDGPPYTERSGLLVPLLSKPLQGGFNLAYTAAVEKGMSGGAVFVGGELIGINGAHANPLWPGQWKTQQGKAVDKQLNDKLELVSLGIAWPTIQSALKALRPPKAAEQNVLVGLDCGMPRLPSPIGNASSKVW; encoded by the coding sequence GTGGTCACCAACCGTCATGTGGTGCATGGGCAGACGGCAGTTTGCATAGTCACAGCCGATCGACAGGTACTGCCCTCCTTGGTGATGCCCGCCAACCAATCGAAGCACCAAAGCGAGTTGGATCTAGCCCTGCTCTGGTTGCCGCACAGCAGCACGGGGCCGTTGATGGTGGCTGCGCTATACCGGAAACCTGTGGATGCTTCCTCACTGTCGGTGGTGATCGCATCCGGGTATCCAACGCCCCTGCAGATGCACCCCGATGGCCCGCCATACACTGAGCGATCGGGTCTGTTGGTACCTTTGCTTAGCAAGCCGCTGCAAGGAGGCTTTAATCTGGCCTACACCGCTGCCGTGGAGAAGGGGATGAGCGGGGGCGCCGTGTTTGTCGGCGGTGAACTGATCGGCATCAATGGTGCCCATGCCAATCCGCTCTGGCCTGGACAATGGAAGACCCAGCAAGGCAAAGCAGTGGATAAGCAGCTGAACGATAAATTGGAGTTGGTGTCCCTGGGCATTGCATGGCCAACTATCCAGAGCGCTCTGAAGGCATTGCGGCCTCCAAAAGCTGCAGAGCAGAACGTCCTAGTTGGACTGGACTGTGGCATGCCAAGGCTGCCGTCACCAATTGGCAATGCAAGCAGCAAGGTCTGGTGA
- a CDS encoding COP23 domain-containing protein: MKREPLLSGLVALACGWGVSLAQQPVSASVSARGFVCGKAAGAPATIVVTADGRQVPVIRWTSSVFNDAGWSQERRCKEVSDRFNGFLRQGRLAYITTGRMNGLPVICTATSKGSGCDGLLYTLKPGQDATSTLRNLLDIRVKARGPLNETYSRLYVSLDELLDTAQGKASNGASPATSQPARPLF, from the coding sequence ATGAAGCGTGAACCCCTCCTTTCAGGCTTGGTTGCCCTGGCATGCGGCTGGGGCGTCAGCTTGGCGCAACAGCCGGTTTCTGCCAGTGTCTCCGCTCGTGGCTTTGTCTGTGGTAAGGCTGCCGGTGCCCCGGCCACAATTGTGGTCACCGCCGACGGCCGGCAGGTGCCTGTGATCCGCTGGACCAGCAGCGTGTTCAACGATGCCGGCTGGAGTCAGGAACGTCGCTGCAAGGAGGTTTCAGACCGCTTTAACGGCTTCCTCAGGCAGGGCCGCCTGGCCTACATCACTACCGGCCGTATGAATGGCTTGCCGGTGATCTGCACCGCTACCAGCAAAGGGAGTGGCTGTGATGGCCTGCTTTACACCCTCAAGCCTGGGCAAGATGCCACCTCCACCTTAAGGAATCTTCTTGACATCCGGGTCAAGGCGCGTGGTCCCCTGAACGAGACGTACAGTCGGTTGTATGTGAGCCTCGATGAGCTGCTAGACACGGCCCAGGGCAAGGCCAGCAATGGTGCAAGTCCGGCCACATCCCAGCCAGCCCGCCCTCTCTTTTGA
- a CDS encoding histidine kinase, which produces MASADLRALLAFLNSEECTCKLSLQVADPADHPELLELHRLVATPALIKLDPLPKQVFAGNTLAQQLRIWLPRWQQMEVVTTLGLSLRPAEIDGSRSQREVQLEDQLLVLRQENETLIERLGVQERLLRMVAHELRTPLTAAKLALQSHALGQIDESRFRDVLNRRLDDIEALSRDLLEVGTTRWEALFNPQRLDLSQVAAEAILELEKLWVGRGLQLVTDIPADLPDVHADQRRMRQVFLNLLENALKFTPDGGKVSLSLMHRTSQWVQVSICDSGPGIPREEQHRIFQDRVRLPQTSGTTSGFGVGLSVCRRIAEVHGGRIWVVSEPGEGACFNFTVPVWTGQSSPEPDRSAPGRSAAEDLP; this is translated from the coding sequence ATGGCCTCCGCCGATCTGAGGGCCCTGCTGGCCTTCCTGAACTCCGAGGAGTGCACCTGCAAGCTGTCCCTCCAGGTGGCCGATCCGGCCGACCACCCCGAGTTGCTCGAACTGCACCGGCTGGTGGCCACCCCGGCCCTGATCAAGCTCGATCCCTTGCCCAAGCAGGTCTTCGCGGGCAACACCCTGGCCCAGCAGCTGCGCATCTGGCTGCCCCGCTGGCAGCAGATGGAGGTGGTCACCACCCTCGGGCTCAGCCTGCGGCCGGCGGAGATCGACGGCAGCCGCAGCCAGCGGGAGGTCCAGCTCGAGGACCAGCTGCTGGTGCTGCGTCAGGAGAACGAAACCCTGATCGAGCGGCTGGGCGTCCAGGAACGGCTGCTGCGCATGGTGGCCCACGAGCTGCGCACCCCCCTCACCGCCGCCAAGCTGGCCCTGCAGAGCCACGCCCTGGGCCAGATCGACGAGAGCCGCTTCCGCGACGTGCTCAACCGCCGGCTCGACGACATCGAGGCCCTCTCCAGGGACCTGCTGGAGGTGGGCACCACCCGCTGGGAGGCCCTGTTCAACCCCCAGCGCCTCGACCTGAGCCAGGTGGCGGCCGAGGCCATTCTGGAGCTGGAGAAGCTCTGGGTGGGTCGGGGCCTGCAGCTGGTCACCGACATCCCCGCCGACCTGCCCGACGTCCACGCCGACCAGCGGCGCATGCGCCAGGTGTTCCTCAACCTGCTGGAGAACGCCCTCAAGTTCACCCCGGACGGTGGCAAGGTGAGCCTCAGCCTCATGCACCGCACCAGCCAGTGGGTGCAGGTGAGCATCTGCGACAGCGGGCCGGGCATTCCCCGCGAGGAGCAGCACCGCATCTTCCAGGACCGGGTGCGGCTGCCCCAGACCTCCGGCACCACCTCCGGCTTCGGCGTGGGCCTGTCGGTGTGCCGCCGCATCGCCGAGGTGCACGGGGGCCGCATCTGGGTGGTGTCCGAGCCGGGTGAGGGCGCCTGCTTCAACTTCACCGTGCCGGTCTGGACCGGCCAGAGCTCCCCGGAACCGGACCGTTCCGCCCCCGGCCGGTCCGCCGCCGAGGACCTTCCTTGA
- a CDS encoding SRPBCC family protein, with translation MVAREASCALDTIQQEMERLPQGTRRLAVQLRLDLAPEWIWAVLTDYDHLDRFIPNLASSRQLWRRGNLVALEQVGTQQFCGLRFSARVQLELNEEPEQGRLAFRMLEGDFRCFQGVWQVGADDTSTWLLYDLTVQGKPGMPIGLIEQRLKEDLASNLRGVQREAQRRAQQL, from the coding sequence ATGGTCGCCAGAGAGGCCAGTTGCGCCCTCGACACGATTCAGCAGGAGATGGAGCGTCTCCCCCAGGGCACTCGGCGCCTGGCGGTGCAGCTTCGCCTTGATCTCGCCCCTGAGTGGATCTGGGCGGTGCTCACCGACTACGACCACCTCGACCGCTTCATCCCCAACCTGGCCAGCTCCCGCCAGCTCTGGCGCCGCGGCAACCTGGTGGCCCTGGAGCAGGTGGGAACCCAGCAGTTCTGCGGTCTGCGCTTCAGTGCCCGCGTCCAGCTGGAGCTGAACGAGGAGCCGGAGCAGGGCCGCCTGGCCTTCCGGATGCTGGAGGGTGATTTCCGCTGCTTCCAGGGCGTCTGGCAGGTGGGCGCCGACGACACCAGCACCTGGCTCCTCTACGACCTCACCGTGCAGGGCAAGCCGGGCATGCCGATCGGCCTGATCGAGCAGCGGCTCAAGGAGGATCTGGCCAGCAACCTGCGGGGCGTGCAGCGGGAAGCCCAGCGCCGCGCCCAGCAACTCTGA
- the petH gene encoding ferredoxin--NADP reductase, with amino-acid sequence MRVSTGKATQSDGRMFTVVVEGFGVGVQRRAERRITVPFPQLQRLMQTIAQQGGRIKAVTAEEVPADSASPAASDAAVSDPPAATSTPAKKAPVSHADVPVNLYKPKDPFIGTVTGNYSLLAEGAIGRVNHITFDLSEGNLHYVEGQSIGIIPDGEDANGKPHKLRLYSIASTRHGDNCEGGTVSLCVRQLQYEKDGSTINGVCSTFLCDIEPGAKVKITGPVGKEMLLPPDEDANIIMLATGTGIAPMRAYLRRMFEPSERAKNPEYQFRGKAWLIMGVPKTPNLLYEDDFQRYLTEYPENFRYTKAISREQQNPSGGRMYIQDRVTEHADEIFSLIEDPKTHVYMCGLRGMEPGIDEAMTAAAAAKGLDWSELRPQLKKADRWHVETY; translated from the coding sequence ATGCGTGTTTCCACCGGCAAGGCCACCCAGTCCGACGGCCGCATGTTCACGGTTGTGGTCGAAGGCTTCGGCGTCGGCGTGCAGCGGCGGGCCGAGCGGCGGATCACCGTGCCCTTCCCCCAGCTGCAGCGCCTGATGCAGACCATCGCCCAGCAGGGCGGTCGCATCAAGGCCGTGACCGCCGAGGAGGTCCCCGCAGACTCCGCCTCCCCGGCCGCCTCTGACGCTGCCGTCTCCGACCCCCCGGCCGCCACCTCCACCCCCGCCAAGAAAGCCCCCGTGAGCCACGCCGACGTCCCGGTCAACCTCTACAAGCCGAAGGATCCCTTCATCGGCACCGTCACCGGTAACTACAGCCTCCTGGCCGAGGGGGCCATCGGCCGGGTGAACCACATCACCTTCGACCTCTCGGAAGGCAACCTCCACTACGTGGAGGGTCAGAGCATCGGCATCATTCCCGATGGCGAGGACGCCAACGGCAAGCCCCACAAACTGCGTCTCTATTCGATCGCCAGCACCCGCCACGGCGACAACTGCGAGGGCGGCACCGTCTCCCTCTGCGTCCGCCAGCTCCAGTACGAGAAGGACGGCAGCACCATCAACGGCGTCTGCTCCACCTTCCTCTGCGACATCGAACCGGGCGCCAAGGTGAAGATCACCGGCCCGGTCGGCAAGGAGATGCTCCTGCCCCCCGATGAGGACGCCAACATCATCATGCTGGCCACCGGCACCGGCATCGCTCCGATGCGTGCCTACCTGCGCCGCATGTTCGAGCCGTCCGAGCGCGCCAAGAACCCCGAATACCAGTTCCGCGGCAAGGCCTGGCTGATCATGGGGGTCCCCAAGACGCCCAACCTCCTCTACGAGGACGACTTCCAGCGCTACCTGACCGAGTACCCGGAGAACTTCCGCTACACCAAGGCCATCAGCCGCGAGCAGCAGAACCCCAGCGGCGGCCGGATGTACATCCAGGACCGCGTCACCGAGCACGCCGATGAGATCTTCTCCCTGATCGAGGATCCCAAGACCCACGTCTACATGTGCGGTCTGCGCGGCATGGAGCCCGGCATCGACGAGGCCATGACGGCCGCCGCCGCCGCCAAGGGCCTCGACTGGAGCGAACTGCGGCCCCAGCTCAAGAAGGCCGACCGCTGGCACGTCGAGACCTACTGA
- the zwf gene encoding glucose-6-phosphate dehydrogenase, translated as MTAILTNPLRVGLRQERVISPQCIVIFGASGDLTHRKLIPALFELFRQRRLPSEFAVLGCARRPWSDEEFREKMGAALADEIASHRTAWEQFAQGLFYEPVDLQQSEHLVRLGQRLESIDRLRATRGNRTFYLSVSPEFYGSGCRALAGAGLLADAERSRVVIEKPFGRDYASAQALNKVVQACAKESQVFRIDHYLGKETVQNILVLRFANTIFEPIWNRNYISSVQITAAETVGVEERAGYYESSGALRDMVQNHLTQILALTAMEAPGRFDPEAIRNEKAKVLQSASLANEAEPWKCCVRGQYAAGGSMARPLPGYRQEPGVNANSTTETYVAMKVAINNWRWQGVPFYLRTGKRLPKRLSEVVLTFREAPVHLFDAAGGAPTPNQLILRIQPDEGAEFKFEVKAPGSGMRSRPVDMAFSYDESFGEPSDEGYVRLLADAMLGDPTLFTRSDEVEAAWRLYTPLLALIEESPWQLPVQPYEARTWGPAAADGLLASDGLIWRRP; from the coding sequence ATGACCGCCATCCTCACCAACCCCCTGCGGGTGGGTCTGCGCCAGGAGCGGGTGATCTCGCCCCAGTGCATCGTCATCTTCGGGGCCAGCGGTGATCTCACCCACCGCAAGCTGATTCCGGCGCTGTTCGAGCTGTTCCGCCAGAGACGGCTGCCGAGCGAATTCGCCGTGCTCGGCTGCGCCCGGCGCCCCTGGAGTGACGAGGAGTTCCGCGAGAAGATGGGCGCCGCCCTGGCCGATGAGATCGCCTCCCATCGCACCGCCTGGGAGCAGTTCGCCCAGGGCCTCTTCTACGAGCCGGTCGACCTGCAGCAGAGCGAGCACCTGGTGCGCCTCGGCCAGCGCCTGGAGAGCATCGACCGGCTGCGGGCCACCCGGGGCAACCGCACCTTCTACCTCTCCGTCTCGCCGGAGTTCTACGGCAGTGGCTGCCGCGCCCTGGCCGGTGCCGGCCTGCTGGCCGATGCCGAGCGCAGCCGGGTGGTGATCGAGAAGCCCTTCGGCCGCGACTACGCCAGCGCCCAGGCCCTCAACAAGGTGGTGCAGGCGTGCGCCAAGGAAAGCCAGGTGTTCCGCATCGACCATTACCTGGGCAAGGAAACGGTCCAGAACATCCTGGTGCTGCGCTTCGCCAACACGATCTTCGAGCCGATCTGGAACCGCAACTACATCTCGAGTGTCCAGATCACTGCGGCCGAAACCGTGGGGGTGGAGGAGCGGGCCGGCTACTACGAGTCGTCCGGCGCCCTGCGGGACATGGTGCAGAACCACCTCACCCAGATCCTGGCCCTCACCGCCATGGAGGCTCCGGGCCGCTTCGATCCGGAGGCCATCCGCAACGAGAAGGCCAAGGTGCTGCAGTCGGCCAGCCTGGCCAACGAGGCGGAGCCCTGGAAGTGCTGCGTGCGGGGCCAGTACGCCGCCGGCGGCAGCATGGCCCGGCCCCTGCCCGGCTACCGCCAGGAGCCGGGGGTGAACGCCAACAGCACCACGGAAACCTATGTGGCCATGAAGGTGGCCATCAACAACTGGCGCTGGCAGGGGGTGCCCTTCTACCTGCGCACCGGCAAGCGGCTGCCGAAGCGCCTCAGCGAGGTGGTGCTCACGTTCCGTGAGGCCCCGGTGCACCTTTTCGACGCCGCCGGTGGCGCCCCCACCCCCAACCAGCTGATCCTGCGCATCCAGCCCGATGAGGGCGCCGAGTTCAAGTTCGAGGTGAAGGCCCCCGGTTCCGGGATGCGCAGCCGCCCGGTCGACATGGCCTTCAGCTACGACGAATCCTTCGGTGAGCCCTCCGACGAGGGCTACGTGCGGCTGCTCGCCGACGCCATGCTGGGCGATCCCACCCTGTTCACCCGCAGCGACGAGGTGGAGGCGGCCTGGCGGCTGTACACCCCGCTGCTGGCGCTGATCGAGGAATCCCCCTGGCAGCTGCCGGTCCAGCCCTACGAAGCCCGCACCTGGGGGCCGGCCGCCGCCGATGGCCTCCTGGCCAGCGACGGCCTGATCTGGCGGCGTCCCTGA